The Spirochaetota bacterium genome has a segment encoding these proteins:
- a CDS encoding TetR/AcrR family transcriptional regulator encodes MEDTTEKKIKNAALREFAQHGLEGARVDRIAQKAKINKAMIYYHFKSKEDLYESILIEFYSKIFPRVAGNISKDKGVEEQLESIVTFFIDFIKEMDQDYIRVMLRELSSGGKYFKKLMLPNVIIPMMGLVQELFTAGIKQGTFKNIVPHLTFIQMLGSIVFTNAIRITLSDTDFGKMIFNDDFFEEYKKNMLTVVKTGIMAS; translated from the coding sequence ATGGAAGATACGACTGAAAAAAAGATAAAAAATGCCGCCCTGCGCGAGTTTGCCCAACATGGTCTGGAAGGAGCCAGGGTGGACCGCATTGCCCAGAAAGCGAAAATAAACAAGGCCATGATCTATTATCATTTTAAAAGCAAGGAAGATCTGTATGAATCGATCTTGATAGAATTTTACAGTAAAATCTTTCCGCGGGTAGCAGGCAATATTTCAAAAGACAAGGGTGTTGAAGAACAGCTGGAATCCATCGTTACGTTTTTCATTGATTTCATCAAGGAAATGGATCAGGATTATATCAGGGTTATGCTCAGGGAGCTCTCCAGCGGCGGCAAGTATTTCAAAAAACTTATGCTCCCCAATGTCATCATCCCCATGATGGGGCTAGTTCAGGAGCTTTTTACCGCAGGCATCAAGCAGGGAACATTCAAAAATATCGTCCCCCATTTAACTTTTATCCAGATGCTCGGATCAATCGTTTTTACCAACGCCATCCGCATAACCCTCTCTGATACTGATTTCGGGAAAATGATATTCAATGATGATTTCTTTGAAGAGTATAAGAAGAACATGCTGACAGTGGTAAAGACCGGGATCATGGCATCGTAA
- a CDS encoding glycosyltransferase family 4 protein, whose translation MKICLLSYRGNPYCGGQGIYVMYIARELVKLGHEVHVIAGPPYPFDEEGVIIHRVSNHNYFNKKKDFIKPHKPFATLQPLNFYEFVAAKMGIFPEIETFSVRAFFKLKELLKEHKYDIIHDNQCLGYGFLLIQRLGVPFISTIHHPLSIDRSTWFEYPSDFNIKMRRILYYPLLMQKFVANRMNRIITVSHNAALEINKAFGVNQKKINVIYNGMDSSLFYPVKGVQKKKNSIIFVGNVEDRKKGVIYLLKAMTLTKHKVSLTIVDGGAPNRSTVPNLIDKFGLNGRVTFTGKIPIDKLIRLYSRNEIAVLPSLYEGFGFPAAEAMACELPVLTTTAGALPEVVGEHMKTGYLVPPRDAEAIAEGIDFLLDNPDLRREMGKAARKRVLEVFTWENAAHELVAMYEEVINAHRGL comes from the coding sequence ATGAAAATATGTCTGTTAAGCTATCGTGGTAATCCGTATTGCGGCGGACAGGGAATCTATGTCATGTACATAGCGCGCGAGCTGGTGAAACTGGGACACGAAGTGCACGTCATTGCCGGTCCTCCCTATCCCTTTGACGAGGAAGGCGTTATCATTCACCGGGTGAGCAACCATAACTATTTCAATAAGAAAAAGGATTTCATAAAGCCCCATAAGCCCTTCGCGACCCTCCAGCCCCTGAATTTTTATGAATTCGTCGCCGCCAAGATGGGTATCTTTCCTGAAATTGAAACATTTTCCGTGCGCGCATTTTTTAAATTGAAAGAGCTTCTTAAAGAGCACAAGTATGATATCATTCACGACAACCAGTGTCTTGGATACGGGTTCCTCCTGATCCAGAGGCTGGGAGTTCCCTTTATATCAACGATACATCATCCCCTCTCCATTGACCGCTCCACCTGGTTCGAGTATCCCTCGGATTTCAATATCAAGATGAGGCGGATCCTGTACTATCCGTTGCTGATGCAGAAATTTGTCGCGAACCGGATGAATCGGATAATAACCGTCTCTCATAACGCGGCCCTGGAAATAAACAAGGCCTTCGGGGTCAACCAGAAGAAGATCAACGTCATTTACAACGGGATGGATTCGAGCCTTTTCTATCCCGTCAAGGGCGTGCAGAAGAAGAAAAACAGCATTATTTTCGTCGGCAATGTCGAGGACAGGAAGAAAGGCGTTATTTATCTCCTGAAAGCCATGACCCTGACCAAGCACAAGGTAAGCCTTACTATCGTCGACGGCGGGGCCCCCAACCGGAGCACGGTCCCGAACCTGATCGACAAGTTCGGCCTCAACGGCCGGGTGACCTTCACCGGAAAGATCCCCATTGACAAGCTGATACGTCTCTATTCCAGGAATGAGATAGCCGTCCTCCCGTCCCTCTACGAGGGGTTCGGTTTCCCGGCGGCCGAGGCCATGGCCTGCGAGCTTCCCGTTCTGACCACGACAGCGGGAGCCCTCCCTGAAGTGGTGGGGGAGCACATGAAGACCGGATACCTGGTGCCGCCCCGCGACGCCGAAGCCATAGCCGAGGGCATAGATTTTCTCCTGGATAACCCCGATCTCCGCAGGGAGATGGGCAAGGCTGCGCGGAAACGGGTCCTTGAAGTCTTTACCTGGGAGAACGCGGCCCATGAGCTGGTCGCCATGTACGAAGAGGTGATCAATGCTCACCGTGGACTTTGA
- a CDS encoding TolC family protein: MKYKALSIIALFVGLALSDPIPIRGEGALKKITLDDAVSIAKKNNHDYKIALQRHKAESEKVNQAWGMLLPVIESEASLTRQGAQSGFMSMAEGQYDIKIVQVKFGINPGMFYHSLQMSRKAYAVSTEEMRKVKSDIEFNVIESYFNLILAEEMISIRKDTIKLLQENLKDVTSLFKTGSVPRYELLQAQVQLKSQEPLLLEAENRYRLALEMFNYQLGLDERVYAADRSIIEKDNYRVAEKDIDSFIQRVGAIALKNRPEIIQLKMKKEIAGHAKNITDSYYLWPTFMAGGYYGYNMPLTTVGEKLLPTSNGGATYMDLSQIAGERKWQPNWMIRVAATYRWSALLPVDSTRAQGREARARGLEAEEEIAKVKRLVTISIKSSYSNILTANQTISSHRENVDKAKEGLRIARESYRAGVIKNSELFGAQVALTQAQAGYINAVNSYYQSLAKLRKDIGTDDDSIIFGGEEHE; encoded by the coding sequence ATGAAATATAAAGCCTTATCAATAATCGCATTGTTCGTTGGATTGGCACTATCAGATCCTATTCCCATCCGGGGTGAAGGGGCTCTTAAAAAGATCACCCTCGACGATGCCGTGTCCATCGCGAAAAAGAACAACCATGATTATAAAATCGCCCTTCAGCGGCACAAGGCTGAATCCGAGAAGGTCAACCAGGCGTGGGGCATGCTCCTGCCGGTCATTGAATCGGAAGCCTCATTGACAAGGCAGGGGGCCCAGTCCGGATTCATGAGCATGGCCGAAGGCCAGTATGATATCAAGATAGTGCAGGTCAAGTTCGGCATCAATCCTGGCATGTTTTATCATTCCCTGCAGATGTCACGAAAGGCCTACGCCGTTTCCACGGAGGAAATGAGGAAGGTGAAAAGCGATATAGAATTCAACGTGATCGAAAGTTATTTCAATCTCATCCTTGCCGAAGAGATGATATCGATACGAAAAGACACGATCAAGCTTCTTCAAGAGAATCTTAAAGATGTGACCAGCCTCTTCAAGACCGGCAGCGTGCCCCGGTACGAGCTCCTCCAGGCACAGGTACAGCTGAAAAGCCAGGAGCCTTTGCTTCTGGAAGCCGAGAACCGGTACCGCCTGGCCCTGGAGATGTTCAATTACCAGCTGGGTCTCGATGAACGGGTATATGCCGCTGACCGGAGCATCATTGAAAAAGACAACTACCGCGTGGCGGAGAAGGATATCGATTCATTCATCCAGCGCGTTGGCGCCATTGCCCTGAAAAACAGGCCGGAGATCATCCAGCTCAAGATGAAGAAGGAGATAGCCGGTCATGCCAAGAACATCACCGATTCCTATTACCTCTGGCCGACCTTCATGGCCGGGGGATACTACGGGTATAACATGCCGCTTACCACGGTCGGCGAAAAGCTTCTCCCCACTTCCAATGGAGGCGCTACGTACATGGACCTGTCGCAGATCGCGGGGGAGCGGAAATGGCAGCCCAACTGGATGATACGCGTCGCGGCCACGTACCGGTGGAGCGCCCTGCTTCCCGTTGATTCCACCCGCGCCCAGGGCCGGGAAGCCAGGGCGCGGGGCCTCGAAGCCGAAGAGGAGATCGCCAAGGTGAAGCGCCTGGTGACCATTTCCATAAAATCATCCTATTCCAATATACTGACTGCAAACCAGACCATATCGTCCCACCGGGAGAATGTCGACAAGGCCAAAGAGGGGCTTCGCATAGCCCGCGAAAGCTACCGTGCCGGCGTCATTAAAAACTCCGAACTCTTCGGAGCGCAGGTTGCCCTTACGCAGGCTCAGGCCGGGTATATAAACGCCGTCAACAGCTACTACCAGTCCCTGGCAAAACTGCGAAAGGATATCGGCACTGACGATGACAGCATAATTTTCGGAGGAGAAGAACATGAATAA
- a CDS encoding ABC transporter permease yields the protein MKAFGSLIRMIAIADKEWIQIRRDGRSFFLALFIPTLLVLLFGYALVFDVKHVKVAVYDQDRSYASRQYLERFKHTEYISIERYVDNYKDIDGLINSGAIAMALVIPPSFERKFNSGKYADIQVLVDGSDSMSALIATGYVKAISYEFNRDYLEKALTKKGLTSLRQPVEIKNRIWYNSELKSRNFIIPGNLGLILAIISALITSLTISREWERGTMETLITTPVRGHEVVLGKLIPYIFIGLFDVVFALVVGYFVFNVPFRGSFLELMLISILFLVGTSGLGILISSITRVQVLSVQVAIVLTYLPSFMLSDFIFPIKNMPLIIQAITYIIPAKYMIVVLKGIILRGVGYPVLIMQIVFLSIFCILVLALCIKKFRVSLPDK from the coding sequence GTGAAAGCCTTTGGTTCCCTCATACGAATGATCGCGATTGCGGACAAGGAATGGATCCAGATACGGCGTGACGGCCGGAGCTTTTTCCTGGCGCTGTTCATTCCGACCCTGCTGGTGCTGCTGTTCGGCTATGCCCTGGTATTTGACGTGAAGCATGTGAAGGTCGCCGTGTATGACCAGGACCGCAGTTATGCTTCCCGACAGTACCTTGAGCGGTTCAAGCATACAGAATATATCTCGATTGAGCGGTATGTCGATAATTACAAGGATATCGACGGGCTCATAAATTCAGGCGCAATCGCGATGGCCCTGGTGATCCCGCCCTCTTTTGAGCGAAAATTCAATTCCGGGAAGTACGCCGATATACAGGTACTGGTGGACGGGTCGGATTCCATGTCAGCCCTGATCGCCACCGGCTACGTGAAGGCCATAAGCTATGAATTTAACAGGGACTACCTGGAGAAGGCTTTGACCAAGAAAGGGCTGACATCGTTGCGGCAGCCTGTAGAGATTAAAAACAGGATATGGTATAATTCGGAGCTGAAGAGCCGCAATTTCATCATACCCGGCAACCTGGGCCTTATCCTGGCCATCATATCGGCCCTGATCACCTCCCTCACCATTTCCCGGGAATGGGAGCGGGGGACCATGGAGACACTCATAACAACGCCGGTGCGCGGACACGAAGTGGTGCTGGGGAAGCTCATCCCCTATATTTTCATAGGCCTTTTCGATGTGGTCTTCGCCCTGGTCGTCGGCTATTTCGTTTTCAACGTGCCCTTCAGGGGAAGCTTCCTTGAGCTGATGCTCATATCCATACTGTTCCTGGTGGGGACCAGCGGCCTGGGCATACTCATTTCCTCGATAACGCGGGTGCAGGTGCTCTCGGTGCAGGTTGCCATTGTCCTTACCTATCTGCCGTCCTTCATGCTCTCTGATTTTATATTTCCGATCAAGAACATGCCGTTGATCATCCAGGCCATCACGTACATCATTCCGGCAAAATACATGATCGTCGTGCTGAAGGGGATCATCCTGCGCGGCGTCGGGTATCCCGTGCTGATAATGCAGATAGTGTTTCTTTCAATATTCTGCATCCTGGTGCTTGCCCTGTGCATTAAAAAGTTCAGGGTCAGCCTCCCGGACAAGTGA
- a CDS encoding glycosyltransferase family 4 protein: MKVLLLCYRGSPFCGGLGIYLYYLSRELARMGVEIDVVVGPPYPDPMEEWAAVHKIENLNIWMVKTKKFGYDRLKRVYSLWNFVDYILTRFHIFPEMETFSIRAFFKIRRLLKKRTYDIIHDVNGLGWGLLFMKGFGIPVISTIHHPLTRDRDADLMMDKDFWGLVTTVLFYPLMMQRFVINRLDRIITSSNEGIDELKRAFGLSRKKVSVVYNGMDVESFRNTGEKRDTSTILFVGNTEDHKKGILFLLEALAELPEGIGLTIVDEGPPLKKNAAELIRKVGVEKRVTFTGKVDQKTLVSLYSRAAVLVMSSLYEGFGLPAAEAMACETPVVVTRAGALPEVVDTSCGVLVEPGNAKALRDAIMGVLKDADARRRMGKNGRKRAEDNFSWPVAARNTLEVYRDVINKYRRA; the protein is encoded by the coding sequence ATGAAGGTTTTGCTGTTATGCTACCGTGGCAGTCCCTTTTGCGGAGGCCTCGGTATTTATCTTTATTATCTGAGCCGCGAGCTGGCACGAATGGGTGTTGAAATCGATGTTGTCGTCGGGCCGCCCTATCCGGACCCTATGGAAGAATGGGCCGCGGTTCATAAAATCGAGAACCTAAATATCTGGATGGTGAAGACGAAGAAATTCGGGTACGATCGGCTGAAGCGCGTCTACTCACTTTGGAATTTCGTCGATTATATCCTGACCCGTTTTCATATTTTTCCTGAAATGGAAACATTCAGCATCAGGGCTTTTTTCAAGATTCGCCGGCTTTTAAAGAAGCGGACCTATGACATCATCCATGATGTCAACGGCCTTGGATGGGGCCTTCTGTTCATGAAGGGTTTCGGCATACCGGTCATATCCACCATACACCACCCCCTGACACGCGACCGCGATGCCGATTTGATGATGGACAAGGATTTCTGGGGACTGGTCACGACGGTGTTGTTCTATCCCCTGATGATGCAGCGCTTTGTCATCAATCGCCTCGACAGGATCATCACATCATCCAATGAGGGGATCGATGAACTGAAGCGGGCCTTCGGTTTGAGCAGAAAAAAGGTATCCGTCGTATATAACGGCATGGACGTGGAAAGCTTCAGGAACACCGGCGAAAAACGGGACACCAGCACCATACTCTTCGTGGGTAACACCGAGGATCATAAGAAAGGGATCCTCTTTCTGCTGGAGGCCCTTGCTGAGCTCCCCGAGGGCATAGGGCTGACCATCGTTGACGAGGGGCCGCCGCTGAAAAAGAACGCCGCTGAGCTGATACGGAAGGTCGGCGTGGAGAAGCGCGTGACCTTCACCGGCAAGGTGGACCAGAAGACGCTGGTGAGCCTTTATAGCAGGGCCGCGGTCCTGGTCATGTCGTCCCTGTACGAGGGTTTCGGTCTGCCGGCGGCCGAGGCCATGGCCTGTGAAACGCCGGTAGTCGTCACCAGGGCCGGCGCCCTTCCGGAAGTGGTGGACACGTCATGCGGGGTCCTGGTGGAGCCCGGCAACGCGAAGGCCCTCAGGGACGCCATCATGGGCGTTCTCAAGGACGCCGATGCACGAAGGCGGATGGGCAAGAACGGAAGGAAAAGAGCCGAGGATAATTTTTCCTGGCCCGTGGCGGCGAGGAACACTCTTGAAGTATACCGTGATGTTATCAACAAGTACAGGAGAGCATAA
- a CDS encoding ABC transporter ATP-binding protein — translation MITVEGLTKNFGDIRAVDSLSFTVNKGEIFCIVGPDGSGKSTLLRMISSILIPNGGSITINGIDVKENPIKIKENLAYMPQRFGLYEDLTVEENIFFFGRLYLLSHREIRKKLDALYGFSRLGPFKDRLAGKLSGGMKQKLGLVCSLVHTPEVILLDEPTNGVDPVSRREFWDILYELLGQGVTIVVTTAYLDEAERSNRVALMYRGKFIRLGKPKSIRDELQQRMLHIIVDDPHGAETLLKVDGAMKIVRTGNSIRIFTGTMQKTRKQAERLLKGKGIGILKSEEVMPRLEDSFIEIITREEDR, via the coding sequence GTGATAACGGTTGAGGGCCTGACCAAGAATTTCGGCGATATACGGGCGGTTGACTCCCTGTCCTTTACCGTCAACAAGGGGGAGATCTTCTGCATCGTGGGCCCCGACGGCTCGGGCAAGAGCACCCTCCTCAGGATGATATCGTCGATCCTGATACCCAACGGGGGGAGCATCACTATCAACGGCATCGATGTGAAGGAAAATCCAATTAAAATCAAGGAGAACCTGGCGTACATGCCCCAGCGTTTCGGCCTCTACGAGGACCTGACCGTTGAGGAAAACATCTTCTTCTTCGGCAGGCTCTATCTCCTGTCGCACCGCGAGATCAGGAAGAAGCTCGACGCCCTGTACGGCTTCAGCAGGCTGGGGCCTTTTAAGGACCGCCTGGCGGGGAAGCTGTCAGGGGGGATGAAGCAGAAGCTGGGCCTCGTCTGCAGCCTGGTGCATACGCCGGAGGTGATTCTCCTGGACGAGCCGACCAACGGCGTGGACCCGGTGTCTCGCCGTGAGTTCTGGGACATCCTGTACGAGCTCCTTGGCCAGGGAGTCACCATCGTCGTTACCACCGCTTATCTGGATGAGGCGGAACGAAGCAACAGGGTGGCCCTGATGTACCGAGGAAAATTCATACGCCTGGGTAAGCCGAAGTCGATACGGGACGAATTGCAGCAGAGGATGCTGCATATTATCGTCGATGACCCGCACGGGGCGGAGACCCTGCTGAAAGTTGATGGCGCCATGAAGATCGTCCGCACCGGAAATTCCATCAGGATTTTTACCGGGACAATGCAGAAGACAAGAAAGCAGGCGGAGCGGCTGTTGAAAGGGAAGGGCATCGGCATCCTCAAAAGTGAAGAGGTGATGCCGCGCCTTGAAGACAGCTTCATCGAGATTATAACAAGGGAGGAAGACCGGTGA
- a CDS encoding ABC transporter ATP-binding protein has translation MEKVVEIRNLTKTFGDFTAVNNISLSVEKGEIFGFLGPNGAGKTTTIKMLCGILMPTSGEGRVSGFDIIAEQEKIKTIIGYMSQRFSLYEDLTVVENLEFYGSIYGLEGRKLKESIGRVVDMAGIGDRKNDLVKNLPGGMKQRLALGGAILHDPPILFLDEPTSGVDPLMRRNFWDIIYRFSEEGRTIFVTTHYMDEAEHCNRIALVIAGQIIALDSPEALKKNFDNAVYSIVTDNFLEVFEKIRYLDFIIEAAIFGTDIHILCGKDVPAKKKIAAFFKEQDISSYAIHRITPSLEDVFVSNARKYAL, from the coding sequence ATGGAAAAAGTCGTTGAGATCAGGAACCTTACCAAGACATTCGGCGATTTTACCGCGGTCAATAATATCAGCCTCTCGGTGGAGAAGGGGGAAATATTCGGTTTCCTGGGCCCCAACGGCGCGGGGAAGACGACCACCATCAAGATGCTCTGCGGCATCCTGATGCCGACCTCCGGTGAGGGCCGGGTATCGGGGTTCGATATCATCGCCGAGCAGGAGAAGATCAAGACCATCATCGGGTACATGTCCCAGCGATTCAGCCTGTATGAAGATCTCACGGTCGTGGAGAACCTGGAATTTTACGGCAGCATATACGGCCTCGAGGGGAGGAAACTGAAAGAGTCCATCGGCCGGGTGGTCGACATGGCGGGCATCGGCGACCGGAAAAATGACCTGGTGAAAAACCTGCCGGGCGGCATGAAGCAGCGCCTGGCCCTGGGCGGCGCCATACTCCATGATCCGCCGATCCTCTTCCTCGACGAGCCCACGTCAGGAGTGGATCCCCTCATGCGGCGGAACTTCTGGGACATCATATACCGGTTTTCCGAGGAGGGGCGCACCATCTTTGTCACCACCCACTACATGGACGAGGCGGAGCACTGCAACAGGATTGCCCTGGTCATCGCGGGACAGATCATCGCCCTTGATTCGCCGGAAGCCCTGAAAAAGAATTTTGACAATGCCGTATATTCCATCGTAACGGATAACTTTCTCGAGGTATTCGAGAAAATCAGGTACCTTGACTTTATCATTGAAGCGGCCATATTCGGCACCGACATCCATATCCTGTGCGGCAAGGATGTGCCGGCGAAGAAAAAAATAGCGGCTTTTTTCAAAGAGCAGGACATCTCCTCCTATGCGATCCATCGGATAACACCAAGCCTTGAGGACGTGTTCGTGAGCAATGCCAGGAAATACGCCCTCTGA
- a CDS encoding efflux RND transporter periplasmic adaptor subunit, translating to MNKKKIIPIAVVAAVVTLSILYFEVFRHIGEDGKRIEGSGTIEVTEVDISSKLAGRIISIARDEGESVKHGEVLVRIAYDELDAQRLSVIANLNNAKKNMDRVRDLYRSGSVSKKDFDNMETMYRMAKAANEQINAAISNAVIASPVDGVVLEKNLEIGEIAFPGTPVLTVADIKDTWIKIYVNEKQLGRVKLGQKAEITVDSFPDKKFIGKVISISNKAEFTPKTIQTKDERVKLMFAVKIAVPNPDQKLKPGMPADAIILAGDVK from the coding sequence ATGAATAAAAAGAAGATCATTCCCATAGCCGTTGTGGCGGCGGTAGTAACGCTATCCATCCTGTATTTCGAGGTGTTCCGCCATATTGGGGAGGACGGAAAACGCATTGAAGGGTCCGGAACCATCGAGGTCACGGAGGTTGACATCAGCTCGAAGCTTGCCGGGAGGATCATCAGCATAGCCCGCGACGAGGGAGAGAGCGTCAAACACGGCGAGGTCCTGGTGAGGATCGCCTACGACGAGCTGGACGCCCAGCGCCTTTCAGTGATAGCGAACCTGAACAACGCCAAAAAAAACATGGACCGCGTCAGGGACCTTTACAGGAGCGGGTCTGTATCGAAAAAGGATTTTGACAACATGGAGACCATGTACCGCATGGCGAAGGCCGCCAATGAGCAGATCAACGCGGCCATAAGCAACGCGGTCATCGCATCGCCCGTCGACGGCGTGGTGCTGGAAAAAAACCTGGAGATAGGAGAGATCGCCTTCCCGGGAACGCCGGTGCTCACCGTGGCGGACATAAAGGATACCTGGATCAAGATATATGTCAATGAAAAGCAGCTGGGCCGCGTCAAGCTGGGTCAGAAGGCCGAGATCACCGTGGATTCATTCCCTGATAAGAAATTCATCGGCAAGGTCATATCCATATCGAACAAGGCCGAATTTACGCCCAAGACGATCCAGACCAAGGATGAGCGGGTCAAACTCATGTTTGCGGTGAAGATCGCCGTTCCCAATCCGGACCAGAAGCTGAAGCCGGGAATGCCCGCCGACGCCATAATACTTGCGGGGGACGTTAAGTGA
- a CDS encoding ABC transporter permease: MKAFIRPKVLVSMIKKEFAQVLRDIRMRGVVFGPPIIMIIVFGYAINLDVNTVNLAVVDEDKTSMSRGLIEKFTGSGYFKLHSYLYSDDELMPLMDRGTVEAFIHLRRDLSKNLKTGKVSEIQVIIDGTDSNRGAIITAYVNEIMQGFFMDEYLGRVKAQILYRLSGLPGTQTGESAGMVMPRGVRILDRAYFNPTLLSKNYFLPGVIGFIVSLITVMLTSMSIVKERESGTMEQIVVSPIKPMEFIMGKTIPFAIIGFIDMLIVTIITIFWFGVPFNGSIAFLYFAAFFYILCSLAVGIFISTISKTQQQAMMSFFLYFIPAILFSGFAFPIYAMPETIQFITYLNPLMYFMVIIRGVFLKGVGITVLWKEVLILMVIGIVLLNLSARRLSRRME; encoded by the coding sequence ATGAAAGCATTCATCAGGCCAAAAGTACTTGTAAGCATGATAAAAAAGGAATTCGCCCAGGTGCTGCGCGATATCCGGATGCGGGGCGTTGTATTCGGGCCGCCGATAATCATGATCATCGTTTTCGGTTATGCCATCAACCTTGACGTTAATACCGTGAACCTGGCTGTCGTCGATGAGGATAAAACATCGATGAGCCGGGGATTGATTGAAAAGTTCACCGGCTCTGGGTATTTTAAGCTGCATTCATATCTGTACTCGGACGATGAATTGATGCCCCTGATGGACCGGGGAACGGTGGAAGCGTTTATCCATTTGAGGCGTGACCTGTCAAAAAACCTTAAAACCGGGAAGGTCTCGGAAATTCAGGTGATCATCGACGGGACTGATTCCAATAGGGGCGCGATCATCACCGCCTATGTCAACGAGATAATGCAGGGTTTTTTCATGGATGAGTACCTCGGAAGGGTCAAGGCGCAGATACTGTACCGCCTGTCGGGCCTTCCGGGCACGCAAACTGGCGAGTCTGCCGGAATGGTAATGCCCCGGGGGGTCCGCATCCTTGACAGGGCCTATTTCAATCCTACCCTCCTCAGCAAGAATTATTTTCTGCCCGGGGTCATAGGTTTCATCGTTTCCCTGATAACGGTCATGCTGACGTCGATGTCGATCGTCAAGGAGCGGGAGTCGGGGACCATGGAGCAGATCGTCGTGTCCCCCATCAAGCCGATGGAATTCATCATGGGGAAGACGATACCTTTCGCCATCATCGGCTTTATCGACATGCTGATCGTAACGATAATAACGATTTTCTGGTTCGGCGTTCCCTTCAACGGCAGTATCGCCTTCCTGTATTTTGCGGCATTTTTCTATATCCTCTGCTCCCTCGCGGTGGGTATATTCATTTCCACGATATCAAAGACACAGCAGCAGGCGATGATGTCATTCTTTCTGTATTTCATACCGGCGATTCTCTTTTCCGGCTTTGCCTTTCCCATCTACGCGATGCCGGAAACGATACAGTTCATCACCTACCTCAATCCGCTGATGTATTTCATGGTCATTATCCGGGGGGTGTTCCTGAAGGGTGTGGGCATAACGGTCCTGTGGAAGGAAGTGCTGATCCTCATGGTCATCGGAATTGTACTGCTGAACCTGAGCGCCCGCAGGCTGAGCAGGAGGATGGAATAA
- the ruvA gene encoding Holliday junction branch migration protein RuvA: MISKIRGTIDELKPTEVILDVQGVGYGLTIPLSTYEKIQSHTDVVLYVHTHHKEDQLKLFGFFTENEKECFSILLNITGIGPAMAISILSGITINRLVDAVQSENTALLTKIPGIGNAKAEKLIFELKRKLKKLTTLSGQIDAPQTHKNDAIEALVTLGFDDAKSSKIVEELLKNKPDSPVESIIKDALKLLSA; the protein is encoded by the coding sequence ATGATATCAAAAATACGCGGAACCATAGACGAGCTTAAGCCGACAGAAGTTATCCTGGACGTCCAGGGCGTGGGCTATGGATTAACCATTCCCCTATCAACCTATGAAAAAATTCAGTCCCATACCGATGTTGTTCTATACGTCCACACACATCACAAGGAAGACCAACTCAAGCTATTTGGCTTTTTTACGGAAAACGAGAAGGAGTGTTTTTCAATTCTGCTGAACATAACCGGCATAGGGCCTGCCATGGCCATATCCATCCTGTCAGGAATAACCATAAACCGCCTCGTTGACGCAGTCCAATCGGAAAACACGGCCCTTCTGACGAAGATTCCCGGCATAGGAAACGCCAAAGCCGAAAAGCTCATTTTTGAGCTGAAGCGGAAATTAAAGAAGCTGACAACCCTTTCAGGGCAGATTGATGCCCCGCAAACTCATAAAAATGACGCCATCGAAGCCCTGGTCACACTCGGTTTTGACGACGCCAAATCATCCAAGATCGTTGAAGAGCTGCTAAAAAACAAGCCCGACAGTCCAGTTGAATCCATAATCAAGGACGCGCTGAAATTGTTATCCGCCTGA
- a CDS encoding LapA family protein, with the protein MKPKTIAIIVGTILLTILIFQNTHSVVLNIFFWEPDFPLIVLIVIVLGIGFGLGFFAKNISAVAQKKGEDY; encoded by the coding sequence ATGAAACCAAAAACTATCGCCATTATTGTTGGGACCATTTTGCTGACTATTCTGATATTCCAGAATACCCATTCAGTCGTGCTGAATATCTTCTTCTGGGAGCCGGATTTTCCCCTGATCGTTTTGATCGTCATCGTCCTGGGAATAGGTTTCGGACTCGGCTTTTTCGCGAAAAATATCAGCGCCGTGGCGCAGAAGAAAGGCGAAGATTATTAA